Part of the Candidatus Methanomethylicota archaeon genome, TTTGCGAGGAAATATGTGGGTGGTAGGGGGTTTGCTGCGAGAATTCTTTGGGATGAATTGAAGCCTGGCATAGACCCCTTAGGTCCTGAGAATAAACTTGTCATAGCTGCAGGACCATTAACTGGGCTTCCAGGTCCAAGCCTCGGTAAACTGGTTGTGGCAGCTAAAAGCCCACTCACTGGTGGATATGGGGATGGAAATATTGGAACTATGGCTGCAGTAAATATGCGTAAAGCTGGATTCGATGCTGTGGTGGTGGAGGGGAGGGCTGAAAAGCCAGTTTACCTTTACGTGGAGGATGGGGTAGGTTGTATCTTAAGTGCTGAAGGGATGTGGGGTAAAACAACTTTCGAAGCTGAGAAGGGGCTTAAGGAAGTTCATGGTAGGGATGTGGGGGTGCTTGTTATAGGTCCTGCAGGGGAGAATATGGTTCGATACGCCACCATCATCTCCCAAGAGGGGAGGGCTGGTGGGAGGCCTGGTATTGGTGCTGTTATGGGTTCTAAGAAGCTTAAGGCTATAGTATTTAAGGGGACTAAGGATATTCGTTTAGCAGATCCGGAAGCATATAGTAAGCTTGTGAATGAAGCCTATGCCAGCATTAGGTCTAGAGTTGGCTATGATTTCTGGATTAGACAGGGAACCATGGCAACAATAGAGTGGGCTAATGAGAATGGTGTCCTACCCACACATAACTTTAGGGAGGGGATCTTTGAGTTTAGTAGACTCATTGATGGTTATGCTATGGAAGCAGCGAAAGTTAAGCGGAGGGGGTGCCCCTACTGCAACATGGCATGTGGAAACGTCGTCCTTGACAGTGAGGGGAGGGAAGCTGAACTGGATTATGAGAATGTCGCTATGCTTGGTTCCAATATTGGGTTAGGTCATCTTGGGAAGGTTTCTGTGCTAAATAGGATGGCGGATGAGTATGGAATAGACACGATCTCCCTAGGCAACACCATAGCCTTCGCCATGGAAGCCACTGAGAAGAAGCTTCTAAAGGATGGAATAGAGTGGGGGGATTTTGAAAGAGCGAAAATGTTGATTCAAGAAATTGCTTATAGGAAGGGGGATCTTGGAAACCTCCTAGCGGAAGGTACTATGAGGGTAAGTCAAAAACTTGGTGGAGGATCAGAGAATTGGGCAATGCATGTTAAGGGGCTTGAAGTTTCAGCCTACGATTGCCACACAGTTCCAGGGATGGCTCTAGCATATGCAACATCACCAATAGGTGCCCACCATAAGGATGCATGGGTTATCTCATGGGAGATAAAGACGGATAGATCTGGATATACTGAGGCAAAAGTGGACAAGGTAATAGAATTTCAGAGGATAAGGGGAGGGATGTTTGAATCCCTAGTTTCATGTAGACTCCCATGGATAGAACTCGGCTTCGAACTTGAATGGTACCCCAAACTCTTAAAAGCAGCATCAGGAGTGGAGATTCCTCTAGAGGAAATGCTATACACCATTGCCGATAGAATATATGCCCTCATAAGAGCCTTCTGGGTGCGTGAATATGGTCAAGGATGGAGTCGCATGATGGATTACCCACCAAAACGCTGGTTTACGGAACCAATCACCAAAGGACCATATAAAGGTGCAACACTTGACAAAACGAAATTCGATAAGTTACTAGACATGTACTATGCTAAGCGTGGATGGGATAGTAGGGGGATACCGACAAAAAGCACTTTTGAAAAACTTGGATTAAAGGATGTAGCAGAGCAGCTTTCAAAGAGCGTTGCCTTAACCCCATAACAATCTAAAACCCAATTTTTCTAAATTGATCATTTAAACCCCTCCTCCCACAAATTTATGGCATCAATTCAAGTTTATTGACAAAATTTTTAAGATTAGTATTGCGTATGCGTTTATGGTATTTGTTGGGGAGTTGTGTGTAGGTTTGAGTGATTTGGTAGTGACTTTTGAACCTGATGGTAAGAAGGTTAGGGTTAAGGTTGGAACAACTGTTTTACAAGTTGCTAAGGAGGCTGGAATTAGTATAAGGTCTGAGTGTGGTGGTAGGGGGGTTTGTGGGAAATGCAAAGTAATAATTAGAGATATGGGTGCAGTTTCAGATATATCAAATGCTGAGAGGAAGCTTCTCTCACAACGTGAAATTGAGGAGGGTTATAGGCTTTCATGTCAAGCCATAATTTTGAAGGATGTTGTGGTTATGGTTCCATTGGAGAGTCGTGTTGCAATTCGTAAAATAGAAGCTTATGGCATCGAGAGGAGGGTTGAGTTAAACCCCCTTTTAAGAAAGGTTTATGTTGAATTGAAGGAGCCAACTTTATCTGATGTAAAGCCCGATTTGGAGAGGTTATTGGAAGCTGTAGAGGGGGAGTTGGGGGTTAAAATTGAATTCGATTTTGACATCTTAAAGGGGTTGCCGGAAATCCTCCGATCTTCTAAATGGAATGTTACAGCAGTTCTATGGGGCAATAAATTAATTGATGTTGAAGCAGGGGATACTACAAATGAAATTTATGGTATGGCCGTTGACATTGGAACTTCAAAGATAGTTTGCCATCTAGTTGATCTAAAATCTG contains:
- a CDS encoding aldehyde ferredoxin oxidoreductase family protein, with amino-acid sequence MYGWNGKILRVDLSKMKVAVQDYDANFARKYVGGRGFAARILWDELKPGIDPLGPENKLVIAAGPLTGLPGPSLGKLVVAAKSPLTGGYGDGNIGTMAAVNMRKAGFDAVVVEGRAEKPVYLYVEDGVGCILSAEGMWGKTTFEAEKGLKEVHGRDVGVLVIGPAGENMVRYATIISQEGRAGGRPGIGAVMGSKKLKAIVFKGTKDIRLADPEAYSKLVNEAYASIRSRVGYDFWIRQGTMATIEWANENGVLPTHNFREGIFEFSRLIDGYAMEAAKVKRRGCPYCNMACGNVVLDSEGREAELDYENVAMLGSNIGLGHLGKVSVLNRMADEYGIDTISLGNTIAFAMEATEKKLLKDGIEWGDFERAKMLIQEIAYRKGDLGNLLAEGTMRVSQKLGGGSENWAMHVKGLEVSAYDCHTVPGMALAYATSPIGAHHKDAWVISWEIKTDRSGYTEAKVDKVIEFQRIRGGMFESLVSCRLPWIELGFELEWYPKLLKAASGVEIPLEEMLYTIADRIYALIRAFWVREYGQGWSRMMDYPPKRWFTEPITKGPYKGATLDKTKFDKLLDMYYAKRGWDSRGIPTKSTFEKLGLKDVAEQLSKSVALTP
- a CDS encoding 2Fe-2S iron-sulfur cluster-binding protein; the protein is MSDLVVTFEPDGKKVRVKVGTTVLQVAKEAGISIRSECGGRGVCGKCKVIIRDMGAVSDISNAERKLLSQREIEEGYRLSCQAIILKDVVVMVPLESRVAIRKIEAYGIERRVELNPLLRKVYVELKEPTLSDVKPDLERLLEAVEGELGVKIEFDFDILKGLPEILRSSKWNVTAVLWGNKLIDVEAGDTTNEIYGMAVDIGTSKIVCHLVDLKSGETIAVGSIENPQILYGEDVISRIAYASNSNHNLNLLQKLVIDGVNKVFDEACRKANVDPNKVYEAVVVGNTAMHHLFLGIQPKYLALSPYTPAVKRSINLTARDLNVGNMNPRGIVTTLPIIAGFVGADAVADIIATGIHESEENTLLVDIGTNTEVIIGN